AATACAATACAGTTGCATCGTACGATAGAGAGCATTGGTTTAGAGTTCCTTCCACCTACAACGGAAAAGAATTATGCATAGAACACACCCCAGAATACAACTCGGTATATTATGCCTATTTTGCACCTTACACCTACGAACAACACCTCGATTTAGTACACAATGCACAAATTTCCCAAGAATGTGAATTAATCTCTATAGGTAAAACTATTCAGGGGAAAGATATCGACATGTTAATTATTGGTGAACCTGATGAAACAAAGAAAAAAATATGGATTATTGCTCGCCAGCATCCGGGAGAAAGCATGGCTGAATGGTTTATGCAAGGCCTAATCGGAAAATTGCTTGATGAAGATGATCCTGTTTCAAGAACTTTGTTAAAAAAAGCAGTTTTCTATATTGTTCCTAATATGAATATCGACGGAAGTATTGCCGGAAACCTTCGCGTGAACACCAAAGGCTTTAATTATAACCGAGAATGGGCAGATCCAAATATTGAAAACAGTCCAGAAGTATTTCATGTTCGTAATTTAATGGATGAATACGGATGCGATCTAAATTTAGATATTCATGGCGATGAAGCTTTACCTTATAATTTTATTTCTGGCATTGAAGGCATTCCTTCTTTCGATGAAAGATTAAAAAATTTAACAAAAAATTTCATTAACACATGGGTAGCTACCTGCCCTGATTTTCAAGACACTCACGGCTATCCAAAGAACGAACCTGGCAAAGGAAATTTAGCAATTTGCTCAAAACACATTGGAGAACGATTTAAATGTTTATCTTTGACGATCGAAATGCCATTTAAGGACAATAATGATTTACCTGAACCTGAATGTGGATGGTCACCAGACCGAAGCATTTTACTTGGAGAATCGGTTCTTCAGCCTATTCTAAAGGTGGTAGATCAACTAAGATATTAAACGTTTATACTTTTACTAAGTATATTACTCGAAAGGCCCATACTCAAGCTTCCGTGAGCGTGGGCTTTTTATTTGCCCTAAACTCTGTAAACTTTCGGCTCCATTCTTGTTTCCATTTTTTATATATTTAGAATCTAACTATTAATATGCTTATGAAATTCAGAGTAACATCTATTCTTATTATTGTAATTTCCTGCTTTTTTTTCCAGACAAAAGCTCAGGTTAGTAATAAAGTAATTGGAATTATTAAAGAATATCCTTCTGATTTTTCATCAACAAATAATTTGGTAGAGCTTATTAATAAAGACTTTAAAAATAAAGAAGAAAAAGCCGCAGCTGCATTTACATGGATTGCCATGAATGTTTCCTACGACATTAAACAAATAGGTAAATCCAAGCGGGTTCGCTTCTCTTACCGTAGCGAAGAAGAATTAGCTGCCAAAAAGAAAGAGTTCAGAATTAATTTAGCAAAACAAAGCTTAAGAAAGAAAAAGGCTTTGTGCGAAGGCTACTCTACCCTATATCAGGAGCTCTGTAAACAGCTTGAACTCGATTGTATAATTATTCCTGGAACAGCAAGAAGGTATGTTTCTGAAATTGGCAATGTAAATCTTCCATCGAACCATGCATGGAATGCAGTTAAAATAAATAACAAATGGCTATTGGTAGATGTAACTTGGGCCGCAGGATGGGTTGATTATTCTAAAATGAAATTTCACAAAGAATTCTCACCAGCCTACTTTGCATTATCTCCCGAAGAGTTTGCTATGAAACATTATCCTGATGATAAGAAATGGCTGCTAACAACTAAACTAAGAAATACATCTGACTTTGCTCTGCAGCCCATACCATTTAAGGCATTTCTAGGTAAAAGAATTAAGTTACAATCTCCCAAAAAGGGATTTCAAACAATTAAAAAGGGAGCTGCATTACAATTTAACTTGCTAAATACTCCTAAAGAAATAGAAATAGCTTATCATTTTAAAAGTGACAAATTTGGCAAAAAGGTAAAAGCCATACGCAAAAACGATTCTCTACTATTTAAAATATATCCCGAATTTAAAGGTGAAAATGAATTAATAATTTACTTTAACAACGAACCAGCTTTGGGATATAAAGTAAATGTTAAGTAAAAAAAATCCCAATTCCAAACTAATTTGGTACTTGGAATTTTATATCTGAACTTAATTCTCTTCTCTAAAAAACAATTTATAATAACTTAAATCGCGAGCTGCATCGTATCCTTTTTCTAAAAATTTTCTTTGTCCGTGAATGTAAACATGAAAATTCTTGTCGAGTTTTAAGATATGTTTAAAATGCTTTTGCTCTCCTTTTACAGCATCATTACTAATTTCAAATTCCTGCTCTACCGAAGTTCCGTTCTCATTCTGATAATAATCTTTATATTCATCGAAAGCAGTCGCCACTTCGGGTTGTTCAATTACTTCCTGCTTAAACAAATCCTCGTTAAACTCTTTTTTATCTTTAAAAAAGTTAATGGATTTATTCATCAAATCAATCTGATCGGCTTTGGCAACTTCATTTTCGTCGTTATACACATCACCAATAAAACCTTTACACATATCCAAATAATTTTGGGTATGGTAAAAATTATCTTCTCTCAATTTCAAATCCAGAAACTCTTCTTTCCAATACAAAGCATCCTTATTCGGATTTGTTTTATCAACAATGCAAACCTTAAATCCTTTTTCTTTTTCGGTATTAAAAATCAGGCAACCTTTATCTAATTTCTTGATATTAATTCCATTCTCGCAGCCCAATTCGAAATTTTCCTGTTTCTGGTATACTTTCAAAAAAGTATCTTTATTTTCAGATTTAAAAATTCCCAGTGCATCACAAACTTCTCCATCGACAACACAATTCGAAAATGCAACCAGATAAAACTCACCTCCTTTTATGTTCGGATGGTTCGATTTCTCGAACAAATGAACAGCAATATTGGTAGATTGATCGTAGAAACTCTCATTATTCTCAAAATACTCCGAAGCATAACAATACACTTCATTCATGCTTAATCCTTCTTCGTTCTGAAAATGAAAAAATTCTTCTTTGTTAAAAGCAGTCAAAAAATACTTTAACAGGATATCTCTAACATCGTCATCTTCAATCTGAATTTCAGATTTTGAAAGTTTCAAATCTTCCTCTAAATGCTTGTTTCCAACATTGTGAACTACAATGCGATCCAAATTTATATCATCAAAATTAAACATGTACTAATTATTTTATGAACGCCACAAAGATACTCACTTTCGTTAAATAACATGAAAAATATTCTTAGCTTGTTGGCGAATTTAATATTCCTATTATAAACAAGCTGTTTAAGACATTCTCAATTCTCTTCTTGTTCGGATATTCTCTATAAAAAAGAAAACTACTCCCAAACATAGTAATTGTAACTTAACATTTACTTCTTAAGTAAATTAATTCTTTACAAATCAATTACAATTGCTAAATTTAACTGCACCAAACAATAAAACATGTCTAAAATTTATCTACTCATTATCGTATTTTCACTTTTCTTAATTGATGAAATGCAGGCACAACAAAAAGAACAAAGCTCTAAGCTGGGAATTAAATATCTTGAGTATTTCCCCGAAACTACTAAAAACAAGGATAAGCTTCCACTACTTATTTTTCTTCATGGTATGGGAGAACGAGGCTATGATTTAAATAAATTAAAAGTTCATGGACCTCCATCATTTCTCGATAATAAGAAAGATTTTCCTTTTATTACAATTTCACCTCAGTGTCCTGATACTGTTTACTGGAACGAAGAAATTCTCTTGCCTTTTTATGAGGAAATAATTGCAAAGTATCCGGTTGATAAAAACCGAATATACATTACAGGCTTAAGTATGGGAGGTTTTGGTACATGGGGATCAATAGTTGCTAAACCCAATTTGTTTGCTGCAGCAGCACCAATTTGCGGAGGAGGAAATCCAAACCAACTTGATGCTGTAAAATCTATGCCTATTTGGGTATTCCATGGTGCCAAAGATAATGTTGTGCCAATAATTCGATCGCAGGAAATGGTAGACCGCTTAAAAAAATTAGGAAGCAATGTAAAGTTTACGATTTATCCGGAAGCAGATCATAACTCCTGGACCAAAACTTATGCAAATCCTAAATTGTATGAATGGTTTTTATCACATAAAAAGGAATAAAAAAGTATTAGTTGCCTAGCATCCTTTAAAGATGCTAAGCAGCTCACCTTTACTTCAAGCCTTCTTCTTATTTTGTTTTTTGTACAATAAATATCCTACAATTAATATCCATAAAATAGATAAGCCTGCAAGAGGAATAAAAAGAATATAAAATTGCCCAAAAATGTATTGATAAATTCTTCCTGTGTGAACTTCTAAACATAAATTCCATAAAGACATTCTACTATCTTTAATTTGTTTTGGCATTATAGCAAAGCCTGAATTGCTGCTTAAATTACCTGCTCCCAAATTGTAATCAAATAATATTTCATTGCCTTTTACATCTTTCAAATATCCAGCAATTGGATGAGATACAATTGGTGGTCCCATTCTCATTGTTGGAACATGAGGCTGTTTGCTAATATAATCGAAAACCAAATTTCTTTCTGGTATCCAGTAAAAAATACCACTAAACGATCCTACTAAATACTGTCCTTTTCCTGCTTTTTCTAACACATTAACTCCCATTACCGAAATAGGTGCTTGTGCTAAATATTTTTGTGGAGCAGACTCAAATAAATCATCAGAATAATAAATTCCATCATTTGTAGCCAAAAGAATCCTATCTAATTCCTCATCAAAAAGTATCCTTCTAAACTGATCGTACCATGGGTTTGAATGATCGAGATGTGTAAAAGGAATTTTAGCCATACGACTATTTGCAATGGCTATTAACAAAGGAGGTCTTAAAAACATGCCGGTCAAAGTGCTTATAATTAAAAATACAATAAGCCAACTACCAAAACGATTGTGCCATTTCAAATTAAATTTCAGAAACTGAATCTTCCCTTTTGCATTTTTACCTTTCTTTTTTAGTTTTTTAATCCACTTTGGAAATAAAAAATAAACCAAGCCACTAAAGCTTAATAAAAGAAATGTAAAGCCTAAAAAATCGACAAATAGTTGTCCAATCAATCCAAATACTTCGCCACTATGTATTTCCCACATAGTTTTAAAAACACTTGTTTTTCCATCGTAATTCTTACTTGCCTTAACATTTACAATTTGAAATCCCGATTTGGTATCTTTTAATAAATTACTTCGAGTTAAGACATACAAACTAGAATCAATCTCCATTAAATCAACTACTCGATTTTCTTCAACAGGCAATTTTAACTTTTCCCATTGCTGATTCTCCAGATGATATAATCCAAATAAGCTTCCTGCATAAATTTCTCCCGAAGATGTTCGTATCATTTTCTCTATCTTCCGGTTATCTATACCTTTAGGAAACCCATTGCTAAACTCGCAATATGTTTGAAAATTATCTGTTGTTTTCCAAACACCAATATTTCCATAAATTAAAGCTGTATCACCTTTTAGGTGAATAGCAGATTTTACAGCTGCCTTATTCCAATTCTTATATTGATACTCATTTCCCAGATACTTCCTATTTACATCAATAGATGAAAACAAAGCACGATGATTCATGATAATCCCAGAAACAGAGAAAAATATAATAAATATAGTAAACACAGGGGAAGGCCACTTGTGATATTTTTTTAAAAATGCAAGTGATTTTTTGGCAGCCATTAATTTTATTTTTTTTACAAGATATAAAACAAAAAACTGTCTGCTCAGAACTTATTTAAGCACCATGCAAACAGTTATTATTTTGTCTCTATATCATTCTAAAAAAGTACTCCGGAAACAAACTCCACATTCCTACACACATCCGAAGTACTTTTATATAATTTAAATTTCTCCTAGTTCAAGAACATTTTCATGTCTTCATCAACAGTACCAATACCGCCAATTCCGAATGTATCAATTAATACCTTAGCTACATTTGGAGAAAGGAAAGCTGGCAATGTAGGTCCTAAGTGAATATTCTTAACACCTAAAGAAAGAAGAGCTAACAATACAATAACAGCTTTTTGCTCATACCATGCAATATTGTATGCAATTGGTAACTCATTAATATCGTTCAATTCAAATACTTCTTTCAATTTTAATGCAATAACAGCTAAAGAATATGAATCGTTACACTGACCAGCATCTAATACTCTTGGAATACCTCCGATATCACCAAGCTCAAGTTTGTTGTAACGATACTTAGCACAACCCGCTGTTAAAATTACTGTATCCTGAGGTAATTTCTTAGCAAATTCGGTATAGTAATCACGACTTTTCATTCTACCATCGCAACCTGCCATTACAAAGAACTTACGAATAGCACCAGTTTTAACTGCATCAACAACTTTATCGGCCAATTGCATTACCTGGTTGTGCGCAAAACCTCCAACAATCTCACCTTTTTCGATTTCGATTGGAGCAGCACAAGTCTTAGCTAACTCAATAATTTCAGAAAAATCTTTTACTCCATTTTCATCAGCTACAATATGTTTAAATCCTGGAAAGCCTGAAGATCCTGTTGTAAATACTTTATCTTGATAAGTAGAATTCGCTTTTGGAGGAACAATACAGTTAGTGGTAAATAAAATTGGTCCGTTAAAAGTCTCAAATTCTTCATTTTGCTTCCACCATGCATTACCATAATTTCCTACAAAGTGTTCATATTTTTTAAATGCTGGATAGTAATTTGCTGGTAACATTTCCGAGTGAGTGTAAACATCAACACCTGTTCCCTCTGTTTGCTTCAGCAATTGCTCCATATCCTTTAAATCGTGACCCGAAATTAAAATACCTGGTTTATTGCTAACTCCAATATTTACTTTTGTAATTTCTGGATTACCGTAAGCTGTAGTATTTGCTTCATCGAGCATAGCCATTGCAGTAACTCCATTTGCACCACATTCCATTACCAAAGCAACCAATTCATCAACAGAAAGAGAATCATCAGTAGTAGCTTTTAAAGCTTTTTGCATAAAAGCATACATTTCGCTCTTCTCAAAACCTAAATTATCGGCGTGCTCAACATAAGCAGCCAATCCTTTTAGCCCGTATATTGTAAGCTCTCTTAATGAACGAACATCCTCATTCTCTGTTGTTAAAATTCCTACTACTCGAGCTTTCGCATCAAAATCATTTTCTGTTTCGGCGAACCAACTTGCAGAATGATGTAACTCACCAAAAGCAACACCTGCATCTTCGGCTTGTTTCTTAATTTCCTCTCTCAATTGAAGACCTTCACGAATTGCTTCTACAAATTTTACCTTATCAAAATTGGCATTGGTAATGGTCATAAATAAACCATTTGTAATAAAACGATTTACCTTTTCGTTTTCAATTCCAGCTTCACGAGCAAGAGTACTGTACTGCGAAATTCCTTTCATCACGTACATTAATAAATCCTGAATGTTTGCAACCTCATCGGTTTTACCACAAACTCCTTTTACCGTACAGCCAGTTCCCTTAGCTGCTTCCTGACACTGATAACAAAACATTGACATATTTTTTTTATTTAAGTGATATTGATACTTGATTTCTTAAGTTACAAAATTTGTAAAAGATACTTACACTATTCTTTCCCTTTGACTATACAAATATGATACATCTAAATAATAAAAAGTGTAACGAATGTTACAAACACTAATATTTTTCGGATTTTTTAATCTTTTTTTCTTTTTTAAACTTTTGAACACGAAAAATCCCAATCGAAATAGATTGGGAAAAACTTATATTGATCTAATATTATTACAATTTTTTTAACATCTTCTTAAGCTTCTTTTTTAGCTCACATTTATTCTCTTTATAACAAGAGAGCTGTTGCATTGTTAAAATTTTCTCGAAATCATTTTCTTTTTGGAGAAGACTATCTCGAACAGCCTGCATACAAGAAAAACCTGCC
This genomic interval from uncultured Marinifilum sp. contains the following:
- a CDS encoding M14-type cytosolic carboxypeptidase, which codes for MNISANFDSGKIKVIKATNPQDIQLEIPNDTQSEHFQWFYFRLSGMQEQSVKMKIVNAHKASYPEGYEQYNTVASYDREHWFRVPSTYNGKELCIEHTPEYNSVYYAYFAPYTYEQHLDLVHNAQISQECELISIGKTIQGKDIDMLIIGEPDETKKKIWIIARQHPGESMAEWFMQGLIGKLLDEDDPVSRTLLKKAVFYIVPNMNIDGSIAGNLRVNTKGFNYNREWADPNIENSPEVFHVRNLMDEYGCDLNLDIHGDEALPYNFISGIEGIPSFDERLKNLTKNFINTWVATCPDFQDTHGYPKNEPGKGNLAICSKHIGERFKCLSLTIEMPFKDNNDLPEPECGWSPDRSILLGESVLQPILKVVDQLRY
- a CDS encoding transglutaminase domain-containing protein, giving the protein MKFRVTSILIIVISCFFFQTKAQVSNKVIGIIKEYPSDFSSTNNLVELINKDFKNKEEKAAAAFTWIAMNVSYDIKQIGKSKRVRFSYRSEEELAAKKKEFRINLAKQSLRKKKALCEGYSTLYQELCKQLELDCIIIPGTARRYVSEIGNVNLPSNHAWNAVKINNKWLLVDVTWAAGWVDYSKMKFHKEFSPAYFALSPEEFAMKHYPDDKKWLLTTKLRNTSDFALQPIPFKAFLGKRIKLQSPKKGFQTIKKGAALQFNLLNTPKEIEIAYHFKSDKFGKKVKAIRKNDSLLFKIYPEFKGENELIIYFNNEPALGYKVNVK
- a CDS encoding nucleoid-associated protein, whose product is MFNFDDINLDRIVVHNVGNKHLEEDLKLSKSEIQIEDDDVRDILLKYFLTAFNKEEFFHFQNEEGLSMNEVYCYASEYFENNESFYDQSTNIAVHLFEKSNHPNIKGGEFYLVAFSNCVVDGEVCDALGIFKSENKDTFLKVYQKQENFELGCENGINIKKLDKGCLIFNTEKEKGFKVCIVDKTNPNKDALYWKEEFLDLKLREDNFYHTQNYLDMCKGFIGDVYNDENEVAKADQIDLMNKSINFFKDKKEFNEDLFKQEVIEQPEVATAFDEYKDYYQNENGTSVEQEFEISNDAVKGEQKHFKHILKLDKNFHVYIHGQRKFLEKGYDAARDLSYYKLFFREEN
- a CDS encoding prolyl oligopeptidase family serine peptidase; the encoded protein is MSKIYLLIIVFSLFLIDEMQAQQKEQSSKLGIKYLEYFPETTKNKDKLPLLIFLHGMGERGYDLNKLKVHGPPSFLDNKKDFPFITISPQCPDTVYWNEEILLPFYEEIIAKYPVDKNRIYITGLSMGGFGTWGSIVAKPNLFAAAAPICGGGNPNQLDAVKSMPIWVFHGAKDNVVPIIRSQEMVDRLKKLGSNVKFTIYPEADHNSWTKTYANPKLYEWFLSHKKE
- a CDS encoding PepSY-associated TM helix domain-containing protein, translated to MAAKKSLAFLKKYHKWPSPVFTIFIIFFSVSGIIMNHRALFSSIDVNRKYLGNEYQYKNWNKAAVKSAIHLKGDTALIYGNIGVWKTTDNFQTYCEFSNGFPKGIDNRKIEKMIRTSSGEIYAGSLFGLYHLENQQWEKLKLPVEENRVVDLMEIDSSLYVLTRSNLLKDTKSGFQIVNVKASKNYDGKTSVFKTMWEIHSGEVFGLIGQLFVDFLGFTFLLLSFSGLVYFLFPKWIKKLKKKGKNAKGKIQFLKFNLKWHNRFGSWLIVFLIISTLTGMFLRPPLLIAIANSRMAKIPFTHLDHSNPWYDQFRRILFDEELDRILLATNDGIYYSDDLFESAPQKYLAQAPISVMGVNVLEKAGKGQYLVGSFSGIFYWIPERNLVFDYISKQPHVPTMRMGPPIVSHPIAGYLKDVKGNEILFDYNLGAGNLSSNSGFAIMPKQIKDSRMSLWNLCLEVHTGRIYQYIFGQFYILFIPLAGLSILWILIVGYLLYKKQNKKKA
- the hcp gene encoding hydroxylamine reductase, which encodes MSMFCYQCQEAAKGTGCTVKGVCGKTDEVANIQDLLMYVMKGISQYSTLAREAGIENEKVNRFITNGLFMTITNANFDKVKFVEAIREGLQLREEIKKQAEDAGVAFGELHHSASWFAETENDFDAKARVVGILTTENEDVRSLRELTIYGLKGLAAYVEHADNLGFEKSEMYAFMQKALKATTDDSLSVDELVALVMECGANGVTAMAMLDEANTTAYGNPEITKVNIGVSNKPGILISGHDLKDMEQLLKQTEGTGVDVYTHSEMLPANYYPAFKKYEHFVGNYGNAWWKQNEEFETFNGPILFTTNCIVPPKANSTYQDKVFTTGSSGFPGFKHIVADENGVKDFSEIIELAKTCAAPIEIEKGEIVGGFAHNQVMQLADKVVDAVKTGAIRKFFVMAGCDGRMKSRDYYTEFAKKLPQDTVILTAGCAKYRYNKLELGDIGGIPRVLDAGQCNDSYSLAVIALKLKEVFELNDINELPIAYNIAWYEQKAVIVLLALLSLGVKNIHLGPTLPAFLSPNVAKVLIDTFGIGGIGTVDEDMKMFLN